In the genome of Notamacropus eugenii isolate mMacEug1 chromosome 5, mMacEug1.pri_v2, whole genome shotgun sequence, one region contains:
- the MITD1 gene encoding MIT domain-containing protein 1 isoform X6, with product MAARGSAPQLDGAAAASTLLKRAVELDCTSRYQEAFVCYQEGIDILLQVLRGTKDNAKKCHLRQKISDYMDRAEDIKKFLEQEKEDGKYHKQIKIEENATGFSYESLFQQYLNAAVTEVWIEDPYIRQTHQLYNFLRFCEMLVKPTSKVKTIHLLTSMDSGDGKTQQTSGLEEIRESLSKHGIDLEIEFSSSIHDREIRGVLHLGIVILT from the exons ATGGCCGCGCGGGGCTCCGCGCCCCAGCTGGACGGGGCGGCGGCGGCCAGCACGCTGCTGAAACGGGCGGTGGAATTGGACTGCACCTCTCGGTACCAGGAGGCTTTTGTGTGTTATCAGGAGGGTATCGATATACTGCTGCAAGTGCTCAGAG gcACCAAAGACAATGCAAAGAAATGTCACTTAAGACAAAAAATTTCTGACTACATGGACAGAGCAGAAGACATAAAGAAGTTCTTGGAGCAAGAAAAAGAAG AtggaaaatatcacaagcaaattaaaatagaagagaatgcaACAGGCTTTAGTTATGAGTCACTCTTTCAACAATATCTTAACGCAGCTGTTACTGAAGTATGGATAGAAGATCCTTATATTAGACAAACTCACCAG CTATACAACTTTCTTCGATTCTGTGAGATGCTTGTTAAACCAACATCTAAAGTTAAAACTATTCATCTTCTTACTTCTATGGATTCA GGCGATGGGAAGACTCAGCAGACCAGTGGCCTGGAAGAAATAAGAGAGTCACTTAGTAAGCATGGAATAGATCTGGAAATAGAATTCTCTTCTTCAATACATGATCGAGAAATTAG
- the MITD1 gene encoding MIT domain-containing protein 1 isoform X5, protein MSGQAPGGTPGTSRQGPRASLDCFRAGVWTAVFLQDCMLAAPPTHHNKASHLGFCEGTKDNAKKCHLRQKISDYMDRAEDIKKFLEQEKEDGKYHKQIKIEENATGFSYESLFQQYLNAAVTEVWIEDPYIRQTHQLYNFLRFCEMLVKPTSKVKTIHLLTSMDSGDGKTQQTSGLEEIRESLSKHGIDLEIEFSSSIHDREISLSFYTAQD, encoded by the exons ATGTCTGGCCAGGCTCCTGGGGGTACCCCGGGGACCAGCCGTCAGGGTCCGAGGGCCTCGTTGGATTGCTTTAGA GCTGGTGTTTGGACAGCAGTCTTTCTCCAAGATTGCATGCTGGCTGCACCCCCTACACACCACAATAAGGCATCACACCTGGGCTTTTGTGAAG gcACCAAAGACAATGCAAAGAAATGTCACTTAAGACAAAAAATTTCTGACTACATGGACAGAGCAGAAGACATAAAGAAGTTCTTGGAGCAAGAAAAAGAAG AtggaaaatatcacaagcaaattaaaatagaagagaatgcaACAGGCTTTAGTTATGAGTCACTCTTTCAACAATATCTTAACGCAGCTGTTACTGAAGTATGGATAGAAGATCCTTATATTAGACAAACTCACCAG CTATACAACTTTCTTCGATTCTGTGAGATGCTTGTTAAACCAACATCTAAAGTTAAAACTATTCATCTTCTTACTTCTATGGATTCA GGCGATGGGAAGACTCAGCAGACCAGTGGCCTGGAAGAAATAAGAGAGTCACTTAGTAAGCATGGAATAGATCTGGAAATAGAATTCTCTTCTTCAATACATGATCGAGAAATTAG CTTGTCCTTTTACACAGCCCAAGATTAA
- the MITD1 gene encoding MIT domain-containing protein 1 isoform X4, whose amino-acid sequence MSGQAPGGTPGTSRQGPRASLDCFRAGVWTAVFLQDCMLAAPPTHHNKASHLGFCEGTKDNAKKCHLRQKISDYMDRAEDIKKFLEQEKEDGKYHKQIKIEENATGFSYESLFQQYLNAAVTEVWIEDPYIRQTHQLYNFLRFCEMLVKPTSKVKTIHLLTSMDSGDGKTQQTSGLEEIRESLSKHGIDLEIEFSSSIHDREIRGVLHLGIVILT is encoded by the exons ATGTCTGGCCAGGCTCCTGGGGGTACCCCGGGGACCAGCCGTCAGGGTCCGAGGGCCTCGTTGGATTGCTTTAGA GCTGGTGTTTGGACAGCAGTCTTTCTCCAAGATTGCATGCTGGCTGCACCCCCTACACACCACAATAAGGCATCACACCTGGGCTTTTGTGAAG gcACCAAAGACAATGCAAAGAAATGTCACTTAAGACAAAAAATTTCTGACTACATGGACAGAGCAGAAGACATAAAGAAGTTCTTGGAGCAAGAAAAAGAAG AtggaaaatatcacaagcaaattaaaatagaagagaatgcaACAGGCTTTAGTTATGAGTCACTCTTTCAACAATATCTTAACGCAGCTGTTACTGAAGTATGGATAGAAGATCCTTATATTAGACAAACTCACCAG CTATACAACTTTCTTCGATTCTGTGAGATGCTTGTTAAACCAACATCTAAAGTTAAAACTATTCATCTTCTTACTTCTATGGATTCA GGCGATGGGAAGACTCAGCAGACCAGTGGCCTGGAAGAAATAAGAGAGTCACTTAGTAAGCATGGAATAGATCTGGAAATAGAATTCTCTTCTTCAATACATGATCGAGAAATTAG